The nucleotide sequence TTTGCTAGTGGTTGGGAtaatagaaattataatatatgaCTGACTACTTGAAAGTCGAATCTATTATTCTGTTGCTTGTTTTGAGTGGATGTAGAAAATGAGTTAATACTAGCTAGTTTGGAGGGAGGCTTTATTATAGCTTTCACCTGCGGTCCTTGATGAACGGCAGGATTAAAAGGATCTCCAACGACCCATTTTTTTGCCTTCTCTGCCAACTTCTTCTTAAATTCTTCGTAAATTCCTTCTTGAACAAGAACACGAGATCCTGCCACACAAACTTCACCCTGCCAACAACAAAAGTATCACATAAAAAGGGTTGTAATTGAGTCATAAAACTAAACAGAGTTCTCAAATGAATGGGGTTCCTTGCTCTGTACGTAGCATTTTCCTtgattgtttcttttcttttttctgcaAAGAGGTGGTTTTGGCAACTTGAATCCGTAACTTAGTTTTGAAACTAGTTAAAAGAAATTGCTTCAACATaaaaaggccaaaaaaaaaaaaagaagaagaaagatataAGCAGCTCTACCTTATTAAAACAGATTCCAAAAAGAGCAAGATCTGCAGCTTTATCAACATCTGCATCATCAAAGATTATGAGAGGGGACTTGCCTCCAAGCTCAAGTGTCAGTTGTTTCAGATTGCTTGTTGCTGCAGCCTGCATTATAAGCCTCCCAACTTCCGTAGACCCTGTAAAACTAACCTGCAATGAAAATGGAATAACAGGATCAGAAATATCTCTATCTAGTAGCCAATTTTTCAGTAATAAGAAagaagaattctttttttttttttggagtaaTTCAGCAATTCACTTTATCAATGTCCATATGAGAGCTAATGGCTGCGCCGGCAGTTGGACCGAATCCTGTTATCACATTAAGCACTCCATCTGGAACTCCAGCCTGATCGAGAATTGGAACAAAGAATTCTCAATAAGCCGATCCATAGATTAATTATTCAGCAGCAAAACCGAGTTAAGAGCTACTCTTTTACCAGCTTAGCCAAATGAGCACAGTAGAGAGCTGAAAGGGGGGTCTGCTCGGCAGGCTTGACAACCATGGTGCAGCCTGCAGCTAATGCCGGGGCAACCTTGGTGAAAAACATGGTACATGGGAAGTTCCAGGGGATGATGTGTCCAACAACGCCAATGGGCTCCCACAATGTGTATGCTTGATGCTGACTGGACATTTTCAGTGTCTGTCCATGAATTTTATCGGCTGCGCCAGCATAGTAGCGCAGAGTGTTTGCAGCTTGAGGGATTTCAATGGATTTCCCGAAATAGAACAGTTTTCCTGAATCAATGGTGTCCAAAGCAGCAAGCTCCTCTGCATGTTTGTCGACTAAGTCTGCTAACTTCATCATTATCTTTCCCCTTGCCTGATCACCTCTCATGGAATAAAGATCAGAAACATTTAGAGCAAGCACATGTGGCTTGAAAAGAGATGGATCATTTGAACATTGAAGATGACATCAAGTGGAGCCTTtatatggatgatttttcatacgattgaGGCTAAGAACAGCATAGGCATCCCATCATACGTAGCATGAATAAGATATGTATAGCATGAATTTGTTAATTGTGACATTATAACTTACACAGCCAGATAATCGAGGCCAGGGACCATGGTTGAATGCTTCTCGAGCAACCTTAACAGCTAAATCAACATCTTCTTTATTCCCTTCAGCCACCCTTGCTATCACTTCCCCTGTTCTTGGATCTTTGGTCGCCAATATTTTACCTTTTCAAGAATTGttgaacaaataaaatttttatcagaaTTTATACATCATACTCAAAGCAAGTGTGTTATTTATTTCAAttgtcatttttattattactattaccTTTCTAATTGATAGTCcttgttattattaataaaaatcttcATCAATAGATAAATAAGCCATGCAATTCAGTATGCTCAGAccaaagattttatttttctgggTTCCTTTTTGCTTTGTTCATTATGTATTAGTTGGTAACAAAACTTTACTCTCAATTGAATCAattgcattttcttttcccacttcttcttcctttttccacCCATCTAATTCAAGTTTACCCAAGAAGGCATCCTGCGGAATTCCCACATTACGAGTTATATTGAGCTTGGTGAGTCTGCATTATAATCAAGATTGAACGGTAAACCCTAATTTTTCCAGAGCATAAAAAACCCTTAACTAGGCATTGGTTCTTGAATCAAAAGTTCAAACCATTCAAATACTAAATAAAGAaacatttttgttataaaaCTTGCACGGGCACTTAACAATAGCAACAAAGAAGTTAATGATATTATttgaatactaatttcaacGATATAAACATAAGCGGACTGCCGGCATAGGTAATTGAAGTTTGATGCACTATGTAACAAAAACACAGGCCTTGCTAACCAGTGTTTTAAGGCACCAATTATGGCGTATTAGTGGTTAACTAAAAGGTACGAGAATTCACACTTTTCACACTGTAACAACCTACTCACGCATGCTGAATTAATGCCCCAGAAATCATTAATATTTGCGCAAACTAAGCCAAGTTTTGCTGATACTGTTACAAAATTGTTTTCATTACTTCGCCATTATCAGATTTTATAATGCAAAGCACAGTTTTGAATATGAATAAGACACCAATTTCCATTAgtaactttctttctttctttcttttttttctcaagGACATTTTCAAACTAAATAAGTTCAATGAACTTCTAAACGAAGGGAAACcttttgtttgaaatatataattatatataagaaaatattacacATAATGTTTATCAATTCTAGTAGCTAGCCTATATAAGTAGTCGAAAAGGTATCGGTGTTTATTCCATATTTCTAGTTTTGATGTTTACCTTCATCCATGACATAAAGACTGGCAAAAATAATCACACAGAACGTacatttgaatattcatataattaattgaaaagCCGTATATTGCATTCCTGAAACAAATTTTCAGAATCAAGTTCAAATGTTTACTGCTTGTAAGTTACAAGTGAGCATTGTGTTCAGTTATATATTTGTTGTTGagtatttaaaacaaaaataaattccttttttttttttgttgggtatAAATAGAGTAATTCTGTCAGCACCTCCTTGGCAACAGGCGATCTTCACAGGTATGGCAGCACCACCCCCAAGCCTTAGTGGGACTCCCTCACACACATGAAAATAAAGGGCCCCGACTtatgaaaagacaatatgaatgaGTTGGCGCAAGGTGGCAACAAGGATTGTTTCTAGGATTTTGtcccttaattaattatccttgatcgaaaaataaataaatagatatttgGATCTCAATTTGCATGCataagagagagaacaaaatagTCATACCAACTTGGCCTAGCTCAGGAATTCAATGAAATGGAACATGCAGAAACGTTCGTTAAATACTAAAAAAGGGATTTGAGTAGCATCATTTCACAAAGTTCTTTAGCGTGTACCAGAGATAAACATACAGAAAACTGTGTATGAGCTCGccgagagagagatttgaaccTTGATTGCAAAAGAAGCAACTGTACGTAGCATCTTAATTGGGGTTGAACCCTAAACCCCGGTGCATGAAACAGTGGCCTTTAAGCTTTAACATCAAATACTTGAAAAGAACTCTACTATGGGATGTATTCTATAATAATGCCATGGCATCAAAGAGGCGAGAAAATAGAAAACCATAGTGGGAATTGAGGACCCGAAAACATAAAATGTCTGCGTCCAAGAAAGAGGAAAATTAAGACTAGCAAATGAGGGAAATTTGTATAACCTGAAATGGAGTCGACAAATTTTCCATTGATAAACAGCTTCGTGAACTTTATGTCTGGAATCTTACAAGTAAAGAGCTCTGAGTTTCCGTTGCTTTGAACCGCCATCACtctctgcttctctctctcaatctctctgcTTAAGCAAACCAGTTGGACGcttttatacacacacacacacacaggcatacatacatacatacatatatatatatatagttcgaGCGATCAGTTTCAGTTGTTTTCCCG is from Diospyros lotus cultivar Yz01 chromosome 2, ASM1463336v1, whole genome shotgun sequence and encodes:
- the LOC127795472 gene encoding aldehyde dehydrogenase 1-like, which encodes MAVQSNGNSELFTCKIPDIKFTKLFINGKFVDSISGKILATKDPRTGEVIARVAEGNKEDVDLAVKVAREAFNHGPWPRLSGCARGKIMMKLADLVDKHAEELAALDTIDSGKLFYFGKSIEIPQAANTLRYYAGAADKIHGQTLKMSSQHQAYTLWEPIGVVGHIIPWNFPCTMFFTKVAPALAAGCTMVVKPAEQTPLSALYCAHLAKLAGVPDGVLNVITGFGPTAGAAISSHMDIDKVSFTGSTEVGRLIMQAAATSNLKQLTLELGGKSPLIIFDDADVDKAADLALFGICFNKGEVCVAGSRVLVQEGIYEEFKKKLAEKAKKWVVGDPFNPAVHQGPQVDENQFNKILSYIKHGKREGATLLAGGKPCGRKGYYIEPTIFTDVTDDMLIAREEIFGPVMSLMKFKTTEEAIARGNATKYGLAAGIVTKDLNVANTVSRSIRAGVIWLNCYFVLGDDCPYGGYKMSGFGRELGTEALHAYLQLKSVVTPIYNSPWF